The following nucleotide sequence is from Triticum dicoccoides isolate Atlit2015 ecotype Zavitan chromosome 7B, WEW_v2.0, whole genome shotgun sequence.
gttggtagacaactcactatgcgccaagtgggacctcctttccatggccttgcacgcacaatccatggacatgttggcacttcacatttgaccATGTAACACACATTCACGtccgagttggccactttatgtggacgataatgtgtaaccgagtagttgtcgagccacatcttcaattccaagaaggattgaaactcacaaccgggatatatcccgttcttgccCTCTTCCAAATCACagtgagaacttggcctagctccaagagatatgtatttgccaccatccacaacggcttcatccgcgagactaagatccttgaacaatggtgtcttgtggtcccgcccgaataccttcttgaatgcttcggcctccttcggcgtgaacccctcctcatcaacttcttcatcgggaccatcatcatccgagtccgatgcatatgcacgggaaaaagggatggattggtccattgtctcttgcacatgatattggtcgagatcacccacattgttgtcatggaggtcaacttcgttgtcatcctcctcgtactcatcattctcctcttcaaaaccttcattttggttgtttggagtcgggctcaatgttggccaatattgttgcgtgaattgaggttcactcatttgatgTTGGTTCATGGGTGTgggagtgctagcaaccaacgAGGAGGGGTTCCGGTTGAAGTCTACattcaaagtagactcaaccttcttggaggcaaataactcaagagccttgtctagagattcggcaaccgtctccttgtatgcaacccaacgttgctcggagttcacacgcattgtcttccaacggatgtgcattccaaaaccaacattatgccttccctcgaactcaacaacgtcacttgggtcaatccaattcaaatctttcctcacttgttccaaaagctccgcatagctaggactactctcaaacaccatgtcaagctcacccgggtccgtctcaacattgcctttcaaaaaggcctctttatccacatgataaacataaacacatgttctccccatccctacaataatcaaaaacacacatatatcaagtaaatacttaagaaaaatatttgcacacatatgccctaacatatatatgaattaataaccctaacccccacataACAATTATCACAACCCTAACCAtaacataaccctaacaccaacatcaaacacacataaccctaaccctagcatactatggaagcctaaacaacccaaattagcaaagaaatataacatcattcaacacaaatttgcaaatctaagcaaaaactagggtttccccaaactagcaagatttgagcaaatgtgacaattcctatggatgaaaacaaggggatcggaggagattaccttaagggaggggttggcttcgaaatccacggtcaaatactccggatttgcaagatttgagaaggatttgagaggggggagaggggaagagaggagggccgcaagtctaagggtttgggtggggtgggggtgtgtggggtgggggtgggaggggagagagggtggggccagcccaagtggaacacagactgtgcagcgcccaagagctaggcgctgcacattacaggtgTGGCGCCTAAGTCTTAGAAGCTGCAGTGCTGTCTGTGGGGCCGCAACtagaccagggctgccacgctggcaggatgtgcgACGCCTAAGGGAAGGGCGCTGCACAATAGGGTGCGGCGTCCAGCTGTCAggcgccacaccaaagggtcagcagagtgaaattttttcgtgACCAGGTCAGTTTGTAATTTGATTTCTGCCTCAGGTCAGATATGTAATTTCTCAGCATCGCATGCCGCCACCGCCACTGCCGCGGGGCTCTCTCGGGCGCATTGCGTTGCAAGGACACCAAGAAGCGGTTAAAAACGTGAAACCCCAGCGGACGGTGGCCGTGGAGCATGGACCCCGCCCACCGTTGTTGGTGACCGGGACAGCGGCGGCGAGGAGAGTTGACGGTGGTAGTGCGCGTGCCAGCCATTCATGTCACAATTATCGGGCCCGGAAAGCGCCTCGAACTCCGCGCGCGCTcatcggaatcatcccgctcgGATTCGAAACACCGAGCAAAAAGCCGCGACCAAAAGGTAAAACCCCACTGCGCTGCCTTCCCCACGCTCGGCTGCAGCCGCTGCTGCACACTCCCAGTCCCTGTTCCACCACCTTCTGTTCGTCCGTGTCACCGGGTGCGTGCGAACGATTAGCTACAGATTAATCGCGAATCTAGGCGCCGATTAACATAACCTTTCCTCCCATCATCACGCTGAAAAGGCCCTCGAAAGATAGGCGTCCGTGCTTTAGTAATTTGTTCGTTTGTTACAGGCTTTACTTGCTTACCAGTTTGGGCTTTGGGCTTTATGCTTTCTACCATTGCCTGCACTGCAGCAGTGCAGGCCAGTGCGCCAGGCACCACCATCACCATGTGCGGCGCGGCGCGGTGCGGTGCCTCCTCACTCCGTATTTACTCCCACCACTTGCTGTCGCGCCACGGCTACTTGTTCGAGCTCCAGGGACCAGACGGTAGCACAAGCACAAGCAACAAGGAGCAGGACAAGTGCCGTGGAAGGAAGAGATGGGAGTTTCCAGCGTGCAATGCTACTCCTCCTCCTTGCTAGCGTTGCTTCTCTGCTCCTTGCTCGTGCATCCGTCGCAAGCATTCAAGGTACGCGCGGTGCGTGTGTACTTAATTATCGATGTCTTCACGTCAGGTACGTGAATATAACACTGCGTTTACTTGCGGCGATGGGGTGCTCAGCTGCATGAGGAGAAGGTGCCGTTGAGCTTCATCGTGCCGGACCCCTCGCCGGTGCTGTCGCCGTTCTCCGCACCGCCGCCGGTGACAGgcgccgacgacgacgacgggctgaGGCCGAGGCTGCCGACGGAGCGGTGGAAACGGGGCCGGGGCGAGGAGAGGCGGGCCCGTGGTGGCGCGCACGCCCCGGCGCACGCGCCGTGGTCGGCGGGCCCGGCACGCGCGCCAGCGCCATCCTACGCGCCGGCGCCTGACTCCGGAAGCGGGGCGCCGGTCATCGAGAGCAGCCCCGCCGTGCCGGTTCCGCGCGGCGTCAGGGACACGGCCACCATCCTGCCCATGCCCGCGCCCGGCGTCAAGCGGCAGGTGTGTACGTAGTGCCGCCGGTTCCACCACCCACGTCTTCTCCTTTACTATCTCCCTTTTGCTTCTTTTCATGCCCCGTCAACCTCCTTTGATCTACTCGCACATTTCACACACCATTCCGATTTTCCTGTTCTCTCTTTGACATTTTGATTCATCTTTTGCAGGACGTGGGCGGAGCTGCTTTGGCTCGACCCGGTATGGTGCCGCTGGTGGTCGGGCTCGTCATGATGGCGTCTTTAGGAGCTTTATTATGCtactagtagtttttttttctttttgatctGTAGTAGTGGTAGTAGCCGTAGCCAGTGTCGCAGAGCCGATGAAGCTTTTAATTTTTCTCCTCCTTTCTCGCTGTCTTTCAGTGCTAATCCTCTGTAAACAAAGctcgtcttcctttattttggccaCCATCTTTGTCTTCCTTTCTGCTCCTAGGCTAAAAGTCGCTGCTTTCTTCCGTGGATGGCACACCATATGCCATGCGCACGATAAAGCGCTGCGTGGTATTCGTGGCAGAAAGGGGAAAGTAAAAAGGAAAAAAAGCTGCGTGGTGGTATGGGTATATTGTATACCGATGCATATTCGTAGCTCAGTTGGCAAGGATTGAGAGTTTGCACCCAGCCCACCTCCTACGGACGGTAAATCCAACCCAAACAGTGCGATAGAAAGTACTTCAGTGTTTACTAAAATTATTGAAATTCATGTAATTTCATCGACTCGTTGAAAGTGaaaatcactgtcggtgtcaaaaccggcagatctcgggtagggggtcccgaactgtgcatctaggcggatggtaacattagacaagggacatgatgtttttacccaggttcgggccctctcgattgaggtaaaacccctgttcaagaattcatccgattaaccagttaacttgccaattaatccctactcgtagggtcaccgaatagcctataaaccgataaatcatccgattaattgattaaatggccgattaacttgtcgattagccgattaatcccctactcaccagccaaccgagcagctaccagttaacgatttcctcaacaatgggtaaaaccctactcctgcttgattaatattgatgatatgggtagtacaagagtagatctaccacgagatcagagaggctaaaccctagaagttagcctatggtatgattgttgttcgtcctaaggactaaaaccctccggtttatatagacaccggagagggctagggttacacagagtcggttacaatgggaggagatctacatatccgtatcgccaagcttgccttccacgtcaaggaaagtcccatccgtacacgggacgaagtcttcaatcttgtatcttcatagtccgggagtctggccaaaggtcatagtccggccatccggacaccccctaatccgggactccctcagtagcccccgaaccaggctttaatgacgatgagtccggtgcgcagatttgtcttcggcattgcaaggcgggttcttctccaaattccatatacctaTTGAATGatgtccggcttctggtgaatgttgcgcttcttggcttctgtcggcgttctgggaacgggggtcccgagacttgcctgcctgcagcctggctcaaagggggcccagcacggtccatcttcatcaacacaagctcaagaccctcgcgaggggccaagcctcgcggggcggacgacaaggagcttcctcaggcacggcctcgtcaggctagctcacgaggaggcagagagttcaaggcggggtacctcgcgaggtgcccatgacgcaagccatgacgaccaagggcgccggacgggcgccagcccgcgcagtgtccttctttcctctttggtgcaaggggagcaagcgcaggcgagagcatcaagcaaaggcatccatttcggtgcaacaagactaagaccagtacaacggcaggatggaggtcacagtggagcccatgtcggtgtcaccaccagagcctttgacaggctaggaccaactttagtcaggataagtgtactagatgttccccttcaaaatggccaattgttggcgcccttcccgctcaatatttgggaagaggcacagggcctccgcctataaatagaactagccacccacagggtagaggcccgAACCAATCTGGATAGGAagctggagataagataggcatctagaatcaacccttccaaagggacaacgccaccacaagaacagacccttgcgaggctgttcttccttgtattgttcatcattagcccaagagacaatccatcacgccacacactggagtagggtattacaccacaattgtggcctgaaccagtataaaccctgtgtctcttgtgttgttcttctcgtagtttagatcctagcgattcggcgaggaacacgtAGATAGAAGGCGAagcctctgcgcgcaccccagtgttcgaacctcaagggtctgccggaaccctaaatccgacatttggcgtgccaggtaggggtgctccggaattcgtcttccgtcgccctgttcttctccgaccgtcgcgaccatgtctgacgcacgccggGTTTGCGTCgaggccgagccgccctcgcttcccgcgtcgcccggacggctcccgtcggcgggcgccctcgtcgttccccgtcgcctgccgtcaacgccgccatcggcccggcggggaacgagcagcaagcatcgtcccatcacccgtccatgaggcgagacggccgcaccgctatgcCCTCGCTCACCctcgctggttcttcatcccgcgcgccccgcgcggccatggaggctcgagctgcgctcatcgcggcaaacgagctcctacgctaccgcccagtcgacgacgtctacaaagaatggctcgaccgagtcgccgaactcatccgcgccgctgggggctcccccgggccatctttctcgctgcaccgcgccccgccatgcgcgggcaatgaagctcctggggcgcctcggccgcctccacatcaagaaggcgccctggctccaaggcgcgcggcacctgggcggaacccgccccgttaggaaccagcgcggcaggagcagagctgccaagaggtcctcaccctcgagaagctgcccgagcgctccctgctccggctcgtcccgaccacgctcctgctccagcacgtcaagaccccgctctGCATCCAGCTGCGGCACGCAGGGACCCGCAAGAccgagcccttcgtcctccaaggcctcctgtggccacagcgggctgccgcgccttcaccaccgagctacgcaccgtcgcgtggcccggcaagttcaagctagacctgcctcctcgctatgacggcacgacagaccctgcggagttcctccagctctacgagctgggcatcgaggctgttaacggagacgagaaggtcatggcgaattggtttcccatggctctcaaggacggggcccgcacctggcttctgaacctggccccaggcacgacctcctcctgggacgagatgcgcacccgcttcatcgccaacttctagggtactcgcgaccggacaCCCGCCGTgaacgacatgcgccgcatcaagcagcaaccaggggaaaccctgcagaagtacatccagcgcttcaacaacgcgcgcctcaagattcccaaggtgaccgaggaggccatcatctcagccttctctgacggcgtgcatgacgtcaaaatgaaggaggaactcgcaatgcatgaagatctgtgcacttccttggagctgttcaacctggcgaccaagtgcgccagggctgaggaagggcgtctctccctccttgaaTTGCCTGCCACAGAACCTGAAgataagaagcccaaggccaaggacgtgaagcgcaagggggatgccgtgctcgcggcagaaccagacaccaagcggggcagagatcagcccgaaccctccaagggcagtcggtactgcgtgtaccacgacctccacacccataacaccagtgaatgccaagagctcagggccgtgcgtgaaggacggaCTGACCGGCGTCCCGAccacagcgaccggggctacggacgaggaggaggaaggaacgcaggacgctgggaagaccgcagccaacgtcaagggtggcgcgaccaacctcgcgaggatcgctggcaggacccgcctcgcgagggaggctggagggatcagcctcgcgaggatcgcccgcaaggtaacgcatgcctccctccgctaccgccgcagccacggagaaatgaggaccgtcatcaggacgaaggggctgggggcttccaggaaccacacgCGATCGCGTGCATCCTAGGCGGagcccaagccccagcctctcaacgcatcttcaagcagttctcctgcgaagtgaatgcagtcctccccaagctcgaggccacgcgccctctcaggtggtcggcgtgtgccatcacgttcagctcagcggatcagctcaagtgcgcggccacagccggagtcctcccgatgctttgttccccaatcatcagcaacgtgctagtcaccaggaccctcatcgacggcggggcagggctcaacgtcctgtccgtggaaacattcaacaatctccaagtaccctacagtcagcttcagcccaccaagcctttctccggagttaccgacggctccacggtcccgattgggcaggtccgcctccctgtcaccttcggggcacgtgacaactaccgcaccgagctcatcgacttcgacgtcgcccacattcgcctgccgtacaatgccatcctcgggtacccagcattggccaagttcatggccgtaacccaccacggctacaacgtcctcaagatgccaggaagtggcggagtcatcacagttccctgcgaagagagagacgcaatttgctccctggagagagcctttcaggccgcatcactggaagacccggatcgcggaagcaggaggcttcccgaggccacccccaagaagaagaagacatcgactggcccggccccttaggaggcaggtccctctgggcctgcgcctgctcagggggagcctccttccttccatagggaagcgcgcccggcgccctcctcaggcagggctcgggggctctcccctggagggcctaatgaagtcatgtacctagggtagggtcatggacctatctaggataccctacccaaggacatccttagaagaagctaccttccagtcgaccaagagggacttcactcgacgaactcaaggacactcgacgatgaagatagccactcgaccatgaagctaaccactcgacggccaggagacctaaagtcactcagcacgcaacggtctgtcattaagtagcttaatagtcttcatggcagtTTATGAGGgcattaccagtaaccccctgtcttaatgtactttaaaccctgcataactgagggtcggaggggtctggcgaactctatataagccacccccctcctcagtgtaaagggttcgcacccctgtaactcatatatacagaaaccagtcgaccgcctccgggctccgagacatagggtttttacttcctccgagaagggcctgaactcgtaaaacactcatgtgtacaactactccatagctaggatcttgcctctccatacctaccccccattctactgacatacttagaaccacgacagttggcgcccaccatggggcaggtgccttagcgactttttggagaagttgcaatttgtccgtttgccttcatcatggtttttggcggagctctggtcgagggccacgagatccatctcgatgcgctcgctttcatcgccgacgactccgcttggctccaggaggcaccactcgacatcgacgcgctccccgtccgcggggcgacgcactttcgggcgtgtatCCGCGGCATCctactgcggcagccgtcgaccccataccggtcgactcctagaccgtcctccctccctgtctcccgccagcgcaagcgctccggtcggtcgaggcatcagcgatgggtgagacacgcagtggctcgccaatcggccaccacccaagtcgcggcaattgagcccgacgagtctctctacggcctgttcgatctgtcgactggctccatagagactgcatccgagtgcgacagcagtgatccagcggcggaggtcctgatggtcaacgggcctcgtagccctcccggcttcccccgcatcgacgagatggacgatggaggcgaccccgctcaggcccacgaagaatatcagcccgagccgctcacttctcagcaaagagaagaacttcgccaccggaacatggatgctctgcatactcccatcgcaggagaaactcctgaggctcatgctttggaagaggcgcgtttggccaaattggctgaacgcactcgactggagaacctccagcgagcactcgacgagcgtgcgcttcAACGAGTACCCGACTCTAGCCGACGTCATCTCTTTctgcaaccgactcaggtataccgaaccccgattcagaatttggcagctgcagcccgtatagcagagtcaattcagccctctcagtcagaggctggaagaggcttgttgcagatcagggatttgctccgggaggcaggagatcagaattcagctgtgtcacagtcgcgcaacaggattcacagtcgatccgtcgctgcgaatactgttcagtcggctcacagcccaaggtcgcctccgaggcgcgtgggacgtgaaggccggcgggaccattATGATGACCGActcgatcgtgatgataggcgtcgagtgcccactcctcctccgagaagtgggtctaacgcccatcggcagcaagatgacaggcgccagcttagtgttgggcggagagctccggtcgaccccagagaaccaggctttgacgcgagatccatcatcgtgcaaggtttggtcgaccggaacagagctcatagaggtggccatgacagagatgtgcccactagcagccgagtccatgtttcaggtccagaatgctttagcagagccatcagagccgcagtgataccccccaacttcaggttggcgattggggtaagtaagttcaccggagagtccaagcctgaaacttggcttgaagactaccgagtggcggtacagattggtggtggtaatgatgaggtggccatgaagcatttgccactcatgctagagggttcggccagagcgtggttgaatcagttagctcctagcagcatttacacctgggaagatctttcccgagtgttcgtcaggacgttcgagggaacttgcaagtgatcggccggattgacggagctgcaagtctgcgtacaaaagtcgagtgaaacattgagagattacatccagagatggatcactttgcatcataccatggagaatgtgtcggaccaccaagcagtctgtgctttCAAGgacggtgtcaagaacagagagttgagcctgaagtttggtcgaaccggagatatgaccctgagtcgaatgatggagattgccaccaaatacgctaacggtgaagaagaggacaggctccggagtggcaagtataagccgagtcaatcggaaaaaggaaactccagtcggaagcagaagcggaaggccgagccagctgctcctggagaggctctggccgtgactcagggcgaattcaaagggaagcccaaaggatcttggaaccccaagaaggtaaaggataaagaaggaaatgatgtgatggatctaccgtgtcacatccacacgaagaaagacgaagagggtaacttcatctatccgaaacataccactcgccaatgccggctcttaatccagcagtttcaaggaaaacagcccaaggacaaggagaaggagtcggacaaggccgaggacaaggaggacaatgatggagagtaccctcatgtcaattccaccctgatgatttttgctgatgtagagagcaaaagtcgactgaaactgatcaaccgagaggtgaatatggtcgccccggtaacaccaagctatctgaaatggtcacaaactcccattacgttcgacctgtccgatcaccctactcacattgccacccttgggaggcaagcgctggtggtcgactcagtcgtcgaaggcactcgactgacgaaggtattgatggacggcggcagtgggttgaatatactgtatgcagagacgctcaagggaatgggcattccgatgtccaagctcagctccagcaacatgagttttcacggagtcatccctgggaagaaggctgagtcactcggtcaaatagctttggatgtagtgttcggcgactcgaagcatttccgcaaagagaagctggcattcgaagtcgtggatttccagagcgcttaccacgctattttgggaaggccAGCTTATGCtcccttcatggctcgaccatgttatgtgtacctcaaattaaagatgcatggccccaaaggagtgatcactatcaccggcagtcggaagaaggcagaagagtgtttccagaaaggctcgaagattgcggatgaccagataacagtggtagagctggaaggatacaagaaaaatgcagatccgagtgatttcctgcgggccaagaagcctgccacagagtcagcgttccagtcgtcagGGGAgatgaagccagttcatatccacccgactgaccccaacgcagctccgacccatatttccacaacactcgactctaaataggaagaagcgctcatccagttcctccatgagaactgggacatctttgcttggaagccagctgacatgccgggtgttcccaggggggtggctgagcatcgccttggaatcgactcaaaagcaaaacctgttaaagaacatcttcgatggtccgccattcagaagaaaaaagccattggcgaggaggtggctcgactccttgcagcagagtttatccgagaggtataccactccgagtggctcgccaatgtcgtcatggtccccaagaaggacaactcactcgcatgtgcattgatttcaaacatatcaatcgggcctgcccaaaagatcattttcctctccctcgcatcgaccaaattgtcgactcgactgcgggatgtgagagattgtctttttagacgcctattccgggtatcatcagatccgtctgtatggacccgacgaaatcaaaacagctttcatcactccattcgggtgcttctgctatatcaccatgccattcggtcccaagaatgccggagccacgttcatgagaatgattcaaaagtgtttgctcactcaaatcagtcggaatgtggaagcgtacatggatgatatcgtggtcaagtcatgaaaaggttccgacctgttgactgacctagctgaaacatttgccaatctcaggaggtatgatatcaagctcaatccatcaaagtgcacattcggagtacctggcggaaagttactcggttttctcgtttcagaacgaggaatcgatgctaacccagaaaaagttggcaccatactccgaatgaaacgccctatgcgtgtgcatgacgtccagaagcttactggatgcttggccgcgttaagtcgattcatctctcgcctcggtgaaaaggcgttgcctctttaccgactgatgaagaaggcagacaagttcgagtggactccagaag
It contains:
- the LOC119340450 gene encoding uncharacterized protein LOC119340450 produces the protein MGVSSVQCYSSSLLALLLCSLLVHPSQAFKLHEEKVPLSFIVPDPSPVLSPFSAPPPVTGADDDDGLRPRLPTERWKRGRGEERRARGGAHAPAHAPWSAGPARAPAPSYAPAPDSGSGAPVIESSPAVPVPRGVRDTATILPMPAPGVKRQDVGGAALARPGMVPLVVGLVMMASLGALLCY